A single Saccopteryx bilineata isolate mSacBil1 chromosome 11, mSacBil1_pri_phased_curated, whole genome shotgun sequence DNA region contains:
- the CHMP1B gene encoding charged multivesicular body protein 1b, with protein MSNMEKHLFNLKFAAKELSRSAKKCDKEEKAEKAKIKKAIQKGNMEVARIHAENAIRQKNQAVNFLRMSARVDAVAARVQTAVTMGKVTKSMAGVVKSMDATLKTMNLEKISALMDKFEHQFETLDVQTQQMEDTMSSTTTLTTPQNQVDMLLQEMADEAGLDLNMELPQGQTGSVGTSVASAEQDELSQRLARLRDQV; from the coding sequence ATGTCCAACATGGAGAAACACCTGTTCAACCTGAAGTTCGCGGCCAAAGAATTGAGCAGAAGTGCCAAAAAATGCGACAAGGAGGAGAAGGCCGAAAAGGCCAAAATTAAAAAGGCCATTCAGAAGGGCAACATGGAAGTTGCGAGGATACACGCTGAAAATGCCATCCGCCAGAAGAACCAGGCGGTGAATTTCTTGAGGATGAGTGCGCGGGTCGATGCGGTGGCTGCCAGAGTCCAGACGGCGGTGACGATGGGCAAGGTGACCAAGTCAATGGCGGGGGTGGTTAAGTCGATGGATGCGACGTTGAAAACCATGAATCTGGAGAAGATCTCTGCCTTGATGGACAAATTCGAAcaccagtttgagaccctggACGTCCAGACGCAGCAAATGGAAGACACGATGAGCAGCACGACGACGCTGACCACTCCCCAGAACCAAGTGGATATGCTGCTCCAGGAAATGGCAGACGAGGCTGGCCTGGACCTCAACATGGAGCTGCCGCAGGGGCAGACCGGCTCCGTGGGCACCAGCGTGGCCTCGGCCGAGCAGGATGAACTGTCCCAGAGACTGGCCCGCCTGCGAGACCAAGTGTGA